A genome region from Bacteroidia bacterium includes the following:
- the kdsB gene encoding 3-deoxy-manno-octulosonate cytidylyltransferase, whose amino-acid sequence MPLNSVLAVIPARYASTRFEGKPLVNIAGKSMIQRVYQQVQQAAVDTVIVATDDTRIFEHVQSWGGNVVMTQKGHTSGTDRCAEVAKHYTEYNLVLNVQGDEPLIHPDTINALINILQNDDCQIATVYTHFRDVESLWASTTAKLITDIRNKVLYFSRSVIPYLRNVPQADWAACYAFKKHVGIYGFKREVLLALTQLPSSDLEQAESLEQLRWLAYGYNIYAVYTPHDSLGVDIPADVEKVVKKLSSEKSNLI is encoded by the coding sequence ATGCCACTGAATTCCGTTTTGGCAGTTATTCCTGCAAGGTATGCTTCTACACGTTTTGAAGGAAAGCCATTAGTAAATATTGCAGGAAAAAGCATGATTCAAAGAGTGTATCAACAAGTACAACAAGCCGCAGTGGATACAGTTATAGTAGCCACTGATGATACACGTATTTTTGAGCATGTGCAATCTTGGGGTGGAAATGTGGTCATGACTCAAAAAGGGCATACTAGTGGCACAGATAGATGCGCAGAAGTAGCAAAACACTATACAGAGTACAATTTAGTTCTCAATGTTCAAGGTGATGAGCCATTGATACACCCCGATACCATCAATGCGCTGATAAATATTTTGCAAAATGATGATTGTCAAATTGCTACTGTTTATACTCATTTCAGGGACGTAGAAAGTTTGTGGGCATCTACTACGGCTAAGCTGATAACGGATATACGGAATAAAGTTTTATATTTTAGTCGTAGTGTCATTCCTTATTTGCGAAATGTGCCCCAAGCAGATTGGGCAGCCTGTTATGCTTTTAAGAAGCATGTTGGTATATATGGCTTTAAGCGAGAAGTGTTACTTGCTTTGACGCAGTTGCCAAGTTCAGATTTAGAGCAAGCCGAGTCGTTGGAACAGTTACGTTGGTTAGCGTACGGATATAACATTTATGCGGTATATACTCCGCATGATTCGCTGGGTGTGGATATTCCTGCTGATGTAGAGAAGGTTGTCAAAAAATTAAGTTCTGAAAAAAGTAATTTAATTTAA
- the gcvH gene encoding glycine cleavage system protein GcvH: MNFPSDLKYTSEHEWIRVEGNIGIVGITDFAQKELGDIVYVDIPVLGKTIAQNEVFGSIETVKVVSDLFSPVSGKVIEVNTSINDAPEKINRSPYDEGWLIKIEIANPQELENLLSAEEYQKLIKV, from the coding sequence ATGAACTTTCCAAGCGACTTAAAATATACCTCTGAACACGAATGGATTCGTGTAGAAGGCAATATTGGTATTGTAGGTATCACCGATTTTGCACAAAAAGAATTGGGCGATATAGTATATGTAGATATCCCCGTTCTTGGCAAAACAATTGCTCAAAACGAAGTTTTTGGTTCTATTGAAACTGTAAAAGTAGTTTCAGACTTATTTAGTCCCGTAAGTGGCAAAGTGATTGAGGTTAATACTTCCATCAATGATGCCCCTGAAAAAATAAACCGAAGTCCTTACGATGAGGGCTGGCTGATAAAAATAGAAATTGCTAATCCCCAAGAGTTAGAAAATTTACTGAGCGCCGAAGAATACCAAAAATTGATTAAGGTTTAA
- a CDS encoding acyl-CoA reductase yields the protein MDIIDSLAHTAEYINQHKQADLEQVIHRSYHENGWFIPHYGYQAWRACMQWLDKAVLSQFMQNYIPASVSKQIGIIAAGNIPMVGFHDVLMVILSGHKAIVKLSHQDKQLIPFFVRTWQNLYPEYADKVVFVDDFRQLHLDKVIATGSNNTARYFEYYFRNIPNLIRKNRFSIAVIRGNETEEVLEKLSYDCFDYFGLGCRNISHIFLPQGYEPIRLCPFLERHPHNKYHDKWLNNYTYHKALLLMDLNYDFLDGGFFILREMQPRTQPPAVIGYSFYTSETDLQSQINAIKENLQLILYPEHFGTAQYPAIDDFADNVDTMAFLLAD from the coding sequence ATGGATATTATTGATAGCCTAGCGCACACAGCCGAATATATAAACCAACATAAGCAAGCAGACTTAGAACAAGTAATACATCGTAGCTACCACGAAAATGGTTGGTTTATTCCACATTATGGCTATCAAGCTTGGCGAGCTTGTATGCAGTGGTTAGATAAAGCGGTTTTGTCGCAATTTATGCAAAACTACATTCCTGCTTCTGTTTCTAAACAAATAGGAATTATTGCCGCAGGAAACATTCCTATGGTAGGTTTTCATGATGTTTTAATGGTCATTTTAAGCGGACATAAAGCAATAGTTAAGCTATCGCATCAAGATAAACAGCTTATTCCTTTTTTTGTTCGTACTTGGCAAAATTTGTATCCGGAATATGCAGACAAAGTGGTCTTTGTAGATGATTTTAGACAACTACATTTAGATAAAGTGATTGCCACAGGAAGTAATAACACAGCCCGATATTTTGAATACTATTTTAGAAACATTCCCAACTTGATACGAAAAAACAGATTTTCCATAGCTGTAATAAGAGGAAATGAAACCGAAGAAGTGTTAGAAAAACTATCTTATGACTGTTTTGATTACTTTGGTTTGGGATGTAGAAACATTTCTCATATTTTCCTTCCACAAGGGTATGAACCTATACGATTGTGTCCTTTTTTAGAAAGACATCCGCATAATAAATATCATGACAAATGGCTGAACAACTATACTTACCACAAGGCACTTTTGTTAATGGACTTAAATTATGATTTTTTAGACGGTGGTTTTTTTATTTTACGAGAAATGCAGCCACGCACGCAGCCCCCTGCAGTGATAGGATATTCATTTTATACTTCGGAAACAGACCTACAAAGTCAGATAAATGCTATAAAAGAAAATTTGCAGCTCATTCTGTATCCTGAACATTTTGGTACAGCACAGTATCCTGCTATTGATGATTTTGCAGATAACGTAGATACTATGGCTTTTTTGTTGGCTGATTAA
- a CDS encoding ABC transporter substrate-binding protein — MKALSFLPAATEIIYRLGLDEYLYGVTFECRSDKPKVVRSLLEGNNFSSEEIDNIVSSYKTMGKSLYYIDEALLQQIEPDIIFTQDVCEVCQIDTAYVQKAIHKLKKKPQLVPLVPKSLNDVFDNILTIGQTFGHEERAYNLLAYLKKRIDDIVDTLRKYRATPRRVMLIEWLNPIYNCGHWVPDQIALAGGIDMLSNPSGYSVRVDWEKILMYDPEILVVAPCGLNLERSTNEISALEELPNWSTLKAVKNDQVYFVDSDLFTCPSTRLIEGIELLACLFHPSIFVELKNHYQSYYAKMSDLKKVHV, encoded by the coding sequence ATGAAAGCGTTATCTTTTCTACCTGCGGCCACAGAAATTATCTATCGGCTGGGCTTAGATGAGTATCTTTACGGAGTAACATTTGAATGCCGTTCCGATAAACCAAAAGTAGTGCGCTCGCTATTAGAAGGAAATAATTTTAGCAGCGAAGAAATTGATAATATAGTTTCTTCGTACAAAACAATGGGAAAAAGCTTGTACTACATAGATGAAGCCCTGTTACAACAAATAGAACCTGATATTATATTCACGCAAGATGTATGCGAAGTATGCCAAATTGACACTGCTTATGTACAAAAGGCTATTCATAAGCTTAAAAAGAAACCACAGCTAGTTCCGCTTGTGCCTAAATCTTTGAACGATGTATTTGATAATATCCTCACCATAGGACAAACTTTTGGTCATGAGGAGCGTGCTTATAACTTGTTAGCTTATCTCAAAAAAAGAATAGATGACATTGTAGATACTCTTCGCAAATACCGTGCAACACCTCGCAGAGTTATGCTTATAGAATGGCTCAATCCCATCTATAACTGCGGGCACTGGGTACCTGACCAAATTGCTTTAGCAGGAGGAATAGATATGCTCTCAAATCCTTCGGGCTATTCTGTTAGAGTAGATTGGGAAAAGATATTAATGTACGATCCTGAAATATTAGTTGTGGCACCGTGCGGACTTAACCTTGAACGTAGTACTAATGAAATTAGCGCATTAGAAGAATTACCAAATTGGTCTACACTCAAAGCAGTCAAGAATGATCAAGTCTATTTTGTAGATAGTGATTTGTTTACCTGTCCATCTACTCGGTTGATTGAAGGCATAGAATTATTAGCTTGTCTATTTCATCCTTCTATTTTTGTTGAACTCAAAAACCAC
- the rpoB gene encoding DNA-directed RNA polymerase subunit beta — MCAKAKSSTKSEVNLTPEGRINFGKVKPIFDYPDFLDVQIQSFKQFLQIETTPDNRASEGLNKVFQENFPITDSRENFKLEFLDYFVDPPRYSIEECQERGLTYSVPLKARLRLSCNDPENEDFQTVEEEVFLGNIPYMTPKGTFIINGAERVIVSQLHRSPGVFFGSTKHPNNKKLYSARVIPFKGSWIEFSTDINDVLYAYIDRKKKFPVTTLLRAIGYGTDKEILELFGLAEEIKNNKKELKKAVGRKLAARVLRTWIEDFVDEDTGELISIQRDEVIFERDHVLREEDIEVILEQTDIESIIVVPEKANINEYQIIFNTLQKDSANSEKQAIELIYRQLRNTDAPDDETAKGIIERLFFSEKRYDLGEVGRYRINKKLSGYGIDPNGKSLVLTREDIVAIIRHLIDLTNNKYIVDDIDHLSNRRVRTVGEQLYAQFSTGLARMGRTIRERMNIRDNEVFRPQDLINARTLSSVINSFFGTSQLSQFLDQTNPLAELTNKRRVSALGPGGLSRERAGFEVRDVHYTHYGRLCPIETPEGPNIGLISSLCVYAKVNSMGFIETPYRVVKDGKATQEVVYLSAEEEDGQKICTANTPIKEDGRFCDEYVKVRYEGDFPITHVKDVKYMDIGTNQIVGVAASLIPFLEHNDANRALMGSNMQRQAVPLLRPEAPIVGTGLEGRVAIDSRAVLLAEGDGEVIYVDANKIVIRYDRTEIEELVSFDGPEKEYKLTKFKRTNQDTCINMVPIVRKGDRVKKKQPLTEGFCTQNGELALGKNLLVAFMPWQGYNFEDAIVISERVVSEDIFTSIHIEEFEMQVRDTKRGEEELTAEIPNVSEEATKNLDENGIVRIGAEVKEGDILIGKITPKGETDPTPEEKLLRAIFGDKAGDVKDASLKAPPGLVGVVIDKKLFTRQRKEVSSRKEDKILLAKLEAQHFKNQKALDNTMFEKLCALLEVDNPNSKIRAKSVKNKFGEIKVQPGTKFTAKVLQDLRDENKYIEMVSRDWTNDDKVNEAIKQLFNNYVLRYNELEGKYKREKHYIAVGDELPQGIMQLAKVYVAKKRKLRVGDKLAGRHGNKGVVAKIVRPEDMPFLADGTPVDIVLNPLGVPSRMNLGQIYETLLGWAGQKLGVKFATPVFDGAKYEDVQEYLRKAGLPEDGRVQLYDGQTGEPFDQKTTVGVIYMLKLGHMVEDKMHARSIGPYSLITQQPLGGKAQFGGQRFGEMEVWALEAFGAAHILQEIITYKSDDVIGRAKVYEAIVKGDNIPEPNVPESFNVLIHELRGLGLEITLE; from the coding sequence ATGTGCGCAAAAGCTAAGTCATCTACGAAATCCGAAGTAAATCTTACTCCGGAAGGGCGTATCAATTTTGGTAAAGTAAAGCCTATTTTTGATTATCCCGACTTTTTAGATGTACAAATACAGTCATTCAAGCAGTTTCTACAAATTGAAACCACTCCTGATAATCGTGCTTCAGAAGGTTTGAACAAAGTATTTCAGGAGAACTTCCCAATTACCGATTCACGCGAAAACTTCAAGTTAGAGTTTCTTGACTACTTTGTTGACCCTCCGCGCTACTCAATCGAAGAATGCCAAGAAAGAGGACTAACTTACTCTGTGCCCTTGAAAGCCCGTTTGAGATTATCTTGCAACGACCCTGAAAATGAGGATTTTCAAACTGTAGAGGAAGAAGTCTTTTTAGGCAATATTCCGTATATGACTCCGAAAGGCACTTTCATTATCAACGGTGCTGAAAGAGTTATTGTTAGTCAGCTGCATCGCTCACCAGGTGTATTTTTTGGTTCTACTAAACATCCGAACAACAAAAAACTCTATTCTGCTCGCGTCATTCCATTCAAAGGATCTTGGATAGAGTTCTCCACAGATATCAATGACGTACTGTATGCTTATATTGACCGTAAAAAGAAATTCCCTGTAACTACATTACTTCGTGCTATTGGATATGGCACCGACAAAGAAATTCTAGAGCTATTTGGACTAGCCGAAGAAATAAAAAACAATAAAAAAGAACTCAAAAAAGCTGTAGGCAGAAAACTAGCTGCACGCGTACTAAGAACTTGGATAGAGGACTTCGTAGATGAAGATACAGGCGAACTTATTTCTATTCAGAGAGATGAGGTTATTTTTGAACGCGACCATGTACTAAGAGAAGAGGATATTGAGGTTATATTAGAACAAACCGATATAGAGTCTATTATTGTTGTCCCTGAAAAAGCCAACATTAACGAATATCAAATTATATTTAACACTTTGCAAAAAGATAGTGCTAACTCTGAAAAGCAAGCTATTGAGCTTATTTATCGCCAATTACGGAATACAGATGCTCCTGATGATGAAACAGCAAAAGGAATAATTGAACGCCTATTCTTCTCTGAAAAACGATATGATTTAGGTGAAGTAGGCCGCTATCGCATCAACAAAAAGCTTTCAGGTTATGGTATAGATCCAAATGGAAAGAGCTTAGTACTCACACGAGAAGATATTGTGGCTATTATTAGACATTTGATTGACCTTACTAACAACAAATATATTGTAGATGATATAGACCATCTTTCTAATCGTAGAGTGCGCACTGTGGGTGAGCAATTATATGCACAATTTAGTACAGGTTTAGCACGTATGGGTCGCACTATACGCGAACGCATGAATATACGCGATAATGAAGTATTTCGCCCACAAGACCTGATTAACGCCAGAACTCTTTCAAGTGTTATTAACTCTTTCTTTGGCACTAGCCAACTTAGCCAGTTTCTTGACCAAACCAACCCCTTAGCAGAGCTTACTAACAAACGCCGTGTGTCTGCCTTAGGACCAGGTGGGCTATCTCGGGAAAGAGCAGGTTTTGAAGTAAGAGATGTACATTACACACATTATGGGCGCTTGTGCCCTATTGAAACGCCCGAAGGACCCAACATTGGCTTAATCTCTTCTCTCTGTGTGTATGCCAAAGTCAATAGCATGGGCTTTATTGAAACACCGTATCGTGTAGTAAAGGATGGTAAAGCTACCCAGGAAGTAGTCTATCTTAGTGCAGAGGAAGAAGATGGACAAAAAATCTGTACTGCAAATACGCCTATTAAAGAAGATGGAAGATTCTGTGATGAATATGTAAAAGTACGCTACGAGGGCGACTTTCCGATAACTCATGTAAAAGATGTCAAATACATGGACATTGGTACGAATCAAATTGTGGGAGTAGCTGCTTCTTTAATCCCATTTTTAGAGCATAATGACGCTAACCGCGCTCTGATGGGATCTAATATGCAACGCCAAGCTGTACCTTTACTTCGCCCCGAAGCACCGATTGTAGGAACAGGCTTAGAAGGTAGAGTAGCTATTGATTCCCGTGCTGTTCTTTTAGCCGAAGGAGATGGTGAAGTCATTTATGTAGATGCTAATAAAATTGTCATTCGTTATGATAGAACTGAAATAGAAGAGTTGGTATCCTTTGATGGTCCTGAAAAAGAATACAAACTGACTAAGTTTAAGCGAACAAACCAAGACACTTGCATAAACATGGTACCTATTGTCCGTAAGGGCGATAGAGTAAAGAAAAAGCAGCCCCTGACCGAAGGTTTCTGTACACAAAATGGAGAACTTGCACTTGGCAAAAATCTTCTAGTGGCTTTTATGCCTTGGCAGGGCTATAACTTTGAAGATGCGATTGTAATTTCAGAAAGAGTAGTTTCTGAAGACATTTTCACTTCGATTCACATTGAAGAGTTTGAAATGCAAGTAAGGGACACAAAGCGTGGTGAGGAAGAACTCACAGCCGAAATCCCTAACGTAAGCGAAGAAGCTACTAAAAACCTTGATGAAAATGGTATAGTGCGCATTGGGGCTGAAGTCAAAGAAGGCGATATTTTGATTGGTAAAATTACTCCAAAAGGTGAAACCGACCCAACTCCTGAAGAAAAATTATTACGAGCTATATTCGGTGATAAAGCGGGTGATGTAAAAGACGCATCCCTTAAAGCTCCTCCAGGGTTAGTAGGTGTAGTGATTGACAAAAAACTATTCACTCGCCAAAGAAAAGAAGTATCCAGCCGAAAAGAAGATAAAATTCTATTAGCTAAGCTAGAAGCCCAACACTTCAAAAACCAAAAAGCACTAGACAACACAATGTTTGAAAAACTCTGTGCCCTCTTAGAAGTAGATAATCCAAACTCAAAAATCAGGGCAAAATCTGTTAAAAATAAATTTGGTGAAATAAAAGTACAACCAGGTACCAAGTTTACGGCCAAGGTATTACAGGATTTGAGAGATGAAAATAAGTACATAGAAATGGTGTCCCGAGATTGGACTAATGATGATAAGGTAAACGAAGCCATAAAACAGCTCTTTAACAACTATGTTCTTCGGTATAATGAATTAGAAGGCAAATACAAACGCGAAAAACATTACATAGCTGTGGGCGATGAATTGCCACAGGGCATCATGCAGTTAGCTAAGGTGTATGTAGCTAAAAAACGTAAACTTCGCGTTGGAGATAAGTTGGCAGGGCGCCATGGTAATAAAGGTGTAGTAGCTAAAATTGTTCGCCCCGAAGACATGCCTTTCCTAGCTGATGGCACTCCTGTGGATATTGTACTCAATCCTTTGGGAGTACCTTCCCGTATGAACCTCGGACAAATTTATGAAACCTTATTAGGTTGGGCAGGGCAAAAACTAGGTGTCAAGTTTGCTACGCCTGTATTTGATGGCGCTAAATATGAGGATGTTCAGGAATATTTGAGAAAAGCAGGGCTACCCGAAGATGGTAGAGTACAACTATACGATGGACAAACAGGCGAACCTTTTGACCAAAAAACTACCGTAGGTGTCATTTACATGCTCAAACTTGGACACATGGTAGAAGATAAAATGCACGCTCGTTCTATTGGTCCTTACTCGCTCATTACGCAGCAACCTTTGGGTGGTAAAGCCCAATTCGGTGGTCAGCGATTCGGTGAAATGGAAGTATGGGCATTGGAAGCATTCGGCGCTGCGCATATTCTTCAAGAGATTATTACCTACAAATCTGATGATGTTATCGGTAGAGCGAAAGTGTATGAAGCGATTGTTAAAGGGGATAATATTCCCGAACCGAATGTTCCTGAATCTTTCAATGTACTCATACACGAATTGAGGGGCTTAGGGCTTGAAATTACTTTGGAATAA
- a CDS encoding long-chain fatty acid--CoA ligase, with product MNSATIKPINIDIQSCKTIPDLFENLFKHIPPHEDMLYYKAEGKYQSIDYQTFQEKFHAIGIWMQQQGIKKGTTVGIIMENSPYYTMIDTAIQYLGAINVSIYTTLNPEGIEHIIKDAEIEIIFIGTPFLYKRVKSVAPNLKKYITLFDAPEEENVISLNTIFAQANTYTQADKERFLQAKNEIDEEDLSTLIYTSGTTGVPKGVMLTHKNIVSNTRSCMQFLPIIDNRDVFLSFLALAHSYERTVGYYLAYAKGAKVAYAESIEALARNMMEVRPTIMLCVPRLLEKVYDRVMSTVENQSKIKQRIFQWAIRIGEKRRKRHENQEPIPIGLSIKYNLARRLVFKKIIQRTGGRIRFFVVGGGAMQQQVGEFFANMGIPAMEGYGLTETSPVVSVNPLERQVYGTIGRILPGVRVAIQNPETKEIYIEAGFEDYDKKINSPEGEILVKGDNVMKGYWKLPEETAKVIDEQGWFHTQDIGMFVNGSLKITDRLKNMLKTAMGKNIYPTPIENTYLLSRYIAQIFIIGDKREYLTALIVPEQEHLKAKFNLPDDFFNQDNPIIEDKDIIEFYEKELAPLSKKLAKYEVVKKFTLLRKPFTIEGGELTTTLKARRKFIEEKYKTYIENMYK from the coding sequence ATGAACAGTGCCACTATCAAACCTATCAACATTGACATACAATCCTGCAAAACTATACCTGACTTATTTGAAAACCTGTTCAAACACATACCCCCACACGAAGATATGCTCTACTACAAAGCAGAAGGTAAATATCAATCTATTGACTATCAAACTTTTCAGGAAAAATTCCACGCCATTGGTATATGGATGCAGCAACAAGGCATAAAAAAAGGCACTACTGTGGGCATCATCATGGAAAACTCACCTTATTATACCATGATTGACACAGCTATTCAGTACTTGGGCGCTATTAACGTGAGCATATACACTACACTCAACCCTGAGGGAATAGAACATATCATCAAAGATGCAGAAATAGAGATTATTTTTATCGGAACTCCCTTTTTGTACAAAAGAGTAAAAAGTGTAGCCCCAAACTTAAAAAAATACATTACTTTGTTTGATGCCCCCGAAGAAGAAAATGTTATTTCTCTCAACACAATCTTTGCCCAAGCAAACACTTATACACAAGCAGATAAAGAGCGCTTCCTGCAAGCTAAAAATGAAATTGACGAAGAGGATTTAAGTACGCTAATTTATACCTCTGGTACAACGGGCGTTCCAAAAGGGGTCATGCTTACGCACAAGAACATTGTTTCTAATACTCGGTCTTGCATGCAGTTTCTACCTATAATTGATAACCGAGATGTGTTTTTATCTTTTTTAGCATTAGCCCATTCGTACGAACGTACCGTGGGATATTATTTAGCTTATGCCAAAGGAGCAAAAGTAGCTTATGCAGAAAGTATTGAAGCCTTAGCCCGCAATATGATGGAAGTCCGCCCGACTATTATGCTCTGCGTACCTCGCTTACTAGAAAAAGTATATGACCGGGTAATGAGCACCGTAGAAAATCAAAGTAAGATTAAACAGCGAATTTTTCAATGGGCTATACGAATAGGCGAAAAGCGGCGAAAAAGGCATGAAAATCAAGAACCTATTCCCATAGGTTTGTCTATCAAATATAATTTAGCAAGGCGATTAGTATTCAAAAAAATTATTCAGCGGACAGGAGGAAGAATACGTTTCTTTGTAGTAGGGGGAGGTGCTATGCAACAACAAGTAGGCGAATTCTTCGCAAATATGGGCATACCTGCTATGGAAGGCTACGGATTAACTGAAACTTCCCCCGTGGTATCCGTCAATCCCCTAGAAAGACAAGTCTACGGAACTATTGGGCGTATTTTGCCTGGCGTAAGAGTAGCCATTCAAAACCCAGAAACCAAAGAAATTTACATAGAAGCAGGTTTTGAAGATTATGACAAAAAAATCAATTCTCCCGAAGGGGAAATATTAGTCAAAGGGGATAATGTCATGAAAGGATATTGGAAACTTCCCGAAGAAACCGCAAAAGTGATTGATGAGCAAGGTTGGTTCCATACCCAAGATATAGGAATGTTTGTCAACGGTAGTCTTAAAATTACCGACCGTCTTAAAAATATGCTCAAAACTGCAATGGGCAAAAACATTTATCCTACTCCTATTGAAAATACTTATCTCTTATCTCGTTATATCGCACAAATATTCATCATCGGCGATAAACGCGAATACCTCACTGCTTTGATTGTACCTGAACAAGAGCATCTAAAAGCTAAATTCAACCTTCCCGATGACTTTTTTAATCAAGACAATCCTATCATTGAGGATAAAGATATCATTGAATTTTATGAAAAAGAACTAGCCCCACTTTCCAAAAAGCTGGCTAAGTACGAAGTAGTCAAAAAATTTACGCTCTTGCGCAAACCTTTCACCATAGAAGGGGGCGAACTGACTACTACCCTCAAAGCCCGAAGAAAGTTCATTGAAGAAAAGTACAAAACGTACATTGAAAACATGTATAAATAA